One window of the Triticum dicoccoides isolate Atlit2015 ecotype Zavitan chromosome 3B, WEW_v2.0, whole genome shotgun sequence genome contains the following:
- the LOC119274681 gene encoding uncharacterized protein LOC119274681 isoform X1: MSRRRSPRLNPHTHTSQAKANAGMAIRRSPRLHHQTPVSIGVTRRRSSRLNPQIHIGEEGAGLTRRRSMRLHRQVHASEEGGAVVGLRRSPRLHPQIPVIEEDAGVTRRRSLRLNPQILANEEGGAVIGLRRSPRLHPQLHRSEEGAGVTNRRSTRLHPQVHSSEAGSGIPRRRRRGGASPAAPASLPDDDDMLREILMRLPPQPSSLPRASAVCKRWLRVATDPRFLSSFSAHHRKPPLLGVFERDMYNIVFTPVLDPPNRIPPEKFHTRRQIHGFQKAELLGCRHGRVLLLETDWFIVWDPITSEHHRVDIPPGFDELCYFYGAVLCATAHQVHGSCHSSTFNLVLMSPCQGHQAGTPPIACVYSSETGQWDNLISTADRCEFVNCNPGILVGNVLYWSSKRVRAQSNYLNLDELADDIIEFDLDRHSLAVIKGPPGLNYSTTHQIIKAEDGALGLAILSHGTFEMWQRKVGYHGGATWFLHKTFEMHTVLGLPPQVEGSVRGVEILGYDEENGVMFLFLDDNVYMVEVMSMKSLKIYQSSYQSYANDIHPFASFYAPAIPGGRDGAGILQDT, encoded by the exons ATgagccgccgccgcagcccacgCCTGAATCCCCACACCCACACCAGCCAGGCCAAGGCGAACGCCGGAATGGCCATCCGCCGTAGCCCGCGGCTCCACCACCAAACCCCCGTGAGCATCGGAGTTACCCGCCGACGCAGCTCGCGGCTCAACCCCCAAATCCACATcggtgaggagggcgccgggttgACCCGCCGGCGCAGCATGCGGCTCCACCGCCAAGTCCACGCGAGTGAGGAGGGTGGCGCCGTAGTAGGCCTCCGTCGCAGCCCGCGGCTCCACCCACAGATCCCCGTGATCGAGGAGGACGCCGGAGTCACCCGCCGACGCAGCTTGCGGCTCAATCCCCAAATCCTCGCGAACGAGGAGGGTGGCGCCGTGATAGGCCTCCGTCGCAGCCCGCGGCTCCACCCCCAACTCCACAGGAGCGAGGAGGGCGCCGGAGTGACCAACCGCCGCAGCACGCGGCTCCACCCCCAAGTCCACTCGAGCGAGGCGGGCTCCGGAATtccacgccgtcgccgccgcggcggTGCCTCTCCGGCTGCGCCTGCCTCCCTGCCGGACGACGACGATATGCTCCGGGAGATCCTCATGCGCCTGCCGCCTCAGccgtcctctctcccgcgcgcctcCGCCGTCTGCAAGCGCTGGCTGCGCGTCGCCACCGACCCCCGGTTCCTCAGCAGCTTCTCTGCCCACCATCGCAAGCCACCCCTCCTCGGCGTCTTTGAGAGAGACATGTACAACATCGTGTTCACTCCCGTCCTGGACCCTCCCAACCGCATCCCTCCTGAAAAGTTCCACACTCGGCGTCAGATCCATGGCTTCCAAAAGGCCGAACTgctcggatgccgccacggccgcgtCCTCCTCCTGGAGACGGACTGGTTCATTGTGTGGGACCCCATCACCAGTGAGCATCACCGTGTCGACATTCCACCAGGGTTCGATGAGTTATGCTACTTCTATGGGGCTGTGCTCTGCGCTACCGCCCATCAGGTGCACGGTAGCTGCCACTCCAGCACCTTTAATTTGGTCTTGATGTCCCCATGCCAAGGCCATCAAGCCGGTACTCCACCCATCGCTTGTGTATACTCCTCGGAGACTGGGCAATGGGACAATCTCATCTCAACAGCCGATCGATGTGAGTTTGTTAACTGTAATCCTGGGATCCTTGTTGGTAATGTCCTTTACTGGTCGTCTAAGAGGGTGAGGGCCCAATCAAATTATTTGAATTTGGATGAGCTGGCAGATGACATAATTGAGTTTGATTTGGATAGGCATAGTCTTGCTGTGATCAAGGGCCCTCCAGGTCTGAATTATTCCACCACGCATCAGATAATCAAGGCAGAGGATGGTGCTCTTGGTCTTGCCATATTGTCTCATGGTACATTCGAAATGTGGCAGAGAAAGGTTGGCTATCACGGTGGTGCCACATGGTTCCTGCACAAGACCTTTGAAATGCATACTGTTCTTGGGCTCCCTCCCCAGGTTGAAGGATCGGTGAGAGGGGTCGAAATACTTGGGTATGATGAGGAAAATGGTGTAATGTTTTTATTTCTGGACGACAATGTCTACATGGTTGAAGTGATGTCAATGAAATCCTTGAAAATTTATCAAAGCAGTTATCAAAGTTATGCCAATGACATTCATCCTTTCGCAAGTTTCTATGCACCAG CCATTCCTGGTGGACGCGATGGAGCTGGGATACTGCAAGATACGTAG
- the LOC119274681 gene encoding uncharacterized protein LOC119274681 isoform X2, with translation MSRRRSPRLNPHTHTSQAKANAGMAIRRSPRLHHQTPVSIGVTRRRSSRLNPQIHIGEEGAGLTRRRSMRLHRQVHASEEGGAVVGLRRSPRLHPQIPVIEEDAGVTRRRSLRLNPQILANEEGGAVIGLRRSPRLHPQLHRSEEGAGVTNRRSTRLHPQVHSSEAGSGIPRRRRRGGASPAAPASLPDDDDMLREILMRLPPQPSSLPRASAVCKRWLRVATDPRFLSSFSAHHRKPPLLGVFERDMYNIVFTPVLDPPNRIPPEKFHTRRQIHGFQKAELLGCRHGRVLLLETDWFIVWDPITSEHHRVDIPPGFDELCYFYGAVLCATAHQVHGSCHSSTFNLVLMSPCQGHQAGTPPIACVYSSETGQWDNLISTADRCIVLL, from the exons ATgagccgccgccgcagcccacgCCTGAATCCCCACACCCACACCAGCCAGGCCAAGGCGAACGCCGGAATGGCCATCCGCCGTAGCCCGCGGCTCCACCACCAAACCCCCGTGAGCATCGGAGTTACCCGCCGACGCAGCTCGCGGCTCAACCCCCAAATCCACATcggtgaggagggcgccgggttgACCCGCCGGCGCAGCATGCGGCTCCACCGCCAAGTCCACGCGAGTGAGGAGGGTGGCGCCGTAGTAGGCCTCCGTCGCAGCCCGCGGCTCCACCCACAGATCCCCGTGATCGAGGAGGACGCCGGAGTCACCCGCCGACGCAGCTTGCGGCTCAATCCCCAAATCCTCGCGAACGAGGAGGGTGGCGCCGTGATAGGCCTCCGTCGCAGCCCGCGGCTCCACCCCCAACTCCACAGGAGCGAGGAGGGCGCCGGAGTGACCAACCGCCGCAGCACGCGGCTCCACCCCCAAGTCCACTCGAGCGAGGCGGGCTCCGGAATtccacgccgtcgccgccgcggcggTGCCTCTCCGGCTGCGCCTGCCTCCCTGCCGGACGACGACGATATGCTCCGGGAGATCCTCATGCGCCTGCCGCCTCAGccgtcctctctcccgcgcgcctcCGCCGTCTGCAAGCGCTGGCTGCGCGTCGCCACCGACCCCCGGTTCCTCAGCAGCTTCTCTGCCCACCATCGCAAGCCACCCCTCCTCGGCGTCTTTGAGAGAGACATGTACAACATCGTGTTCACTCCCGTCCTGGACCCTCCCAACCGCATCCCTCCTGAAAAGTTCCACACTCGGCGTCAGATCCATGGCTTCCAAAAGGCCGAACTgctcggatgccgccacggccgcgtCCTCCTCCTGGAGACGGACTGGTTCATTGTGTGGGACCCCATCACCAGTGAGCATCACCGTGTCGACATTCCACCAGGGTTCGATGAGTTATGCTACTTCTATGGGGCTGTGCTCTGCGCTACCGCCCATCAGGTGCACGGTAGCTGCCACTCCAGCACCTTTAATTTGGTCTTGATGTCCCCATGCCAAGGCCATCAAGCCGGTACTCCACCCATCGCTTGTGTATACTCCTCGGAGACTGGGCAATGGGACAATCTCATCTCAACAGCCGATCGAT GCATAGTCTTGCTGTGA